Proteins from one Deinococcus sp. AB2017081 genomic window:
- the sdhA gene encoding succinate dehydrogenase flavoprotein subunit, translating to MHHRYDVLVVGAGGAGLMAALYAAKGNVSVACISKLYPTRSHTGAAQGGIGAALGNVAEDHWEWHMFDTVKGGDYLTDQDAAEVFAKDIIEAVYELEHMGLPFSRTPEGKIAQRKFGGHTRDFGKAAVERSCYAKDRTGHMILQTLYQQNVKEGTTFFNEFHVTDLIIEDGRCRGLVAYELATGELHTFHAKAVILAAGGYGRIFKITSNALTLTGDLMSIYYRKGLPLEDMEFYQFHPTGLAKLGILVTEGIRGEGGILRNKDGERFMERYAPTIKDLAPRDIVSRSMITEIREGRGVGRDGDAIYIDLTHLPKEVIEGKLAEITDLARTYLGQDPVKDLVMVQPTAHYAMGGIPTDLNGLCLSDGSGGSVEGLYAAGEQACVSLHGANRLGTNSLGDLVVFGRRAGIAAAAYARQVELPTMPENPERDSVDMFDRLKHSKGTDNAAAIRKALQESMMNNVGIFRNGPDMEKQVDIVQELKARYANVGVSDPGRRYNSELVEAMELGFMLDCAEAMTTSALNRTESRGAHDRADYHDRDDANWLKHTMAYRDLDKPGNVIIGYKPVSLKGFTRAFEPKPRVY from the coding sequence ATGCATCACCGGTATGACGTGCTGGTTGTGGGGGCGGGTGGAGCGGGCCTGATGGCCGCGCTGTACGCCGCCAAGGGAAACGTGTCGGTCGCGTGTATCAGCAAGCTGTACCCGACCCGGTCGCACACGGGCGCGGCGCAGGGCGGGATCGGCGCGGCGCTGGGGAACGTGGCCGAGGATCACTGGGAATGGCACATGTTCGACACCGTCAAGGGCGGGGACTACCTGACGGATCAGGATGCCGCCGAGGTGTTCGCCAAGGACATCATCGAGGCGGTGTACGAGCTGGAACACATGGGCCTGCCGTTCTCGCGCACGCCCGAGGGCAAGATCGCCCAGCGGAAGTTCGGCGGTCACACGCGCGACTTCGGCAAGGCGGCGGTCGAGCGCAGCTGCTACGCCAAGGACCGCACCGGGCACATGATCCTCCAGACCCTGTACCAGCAGAACGTCAAGGAGGGCACGACCTTCTTCAACGAGTTCCACGTCACGGACCTGATCATCGAGGACGGACGCTGCCGGGGACTGGTCGCGTACGAACTCGCGACCGGCGAGCTGCACACCTTCCATGCCAAGGCCGTGATCCTGGCGGCCGGGGGCTACGGGCGGATCTTCAAGATCACGTCCAACGCCCTGACGCTGACGGGCGACCTGATGAGCATCTACTACCGCAAGGGTCTGCCGCTCGAGGACATGGAGTTCTACCAGTTCCACCCCACCGGGCTGGCGAAGCTCGGGATCCTCGTCACCGAGGGCATCCGGGGCGAGGGCGGCATCCTGCGCAACAAGGACGGCGAGCGCTTCATGGAACGCTACGCGCCGACCATCAAGGACCTTGCGCCGCGCGACATCGTGTCGCGCTCGATGATCACCGAGATCCGCGAGGGACGTGGCGTGGGCCGCGACGGCGACGCCATCTACATCGACCTGACGCACCTGCCGAAGGAAGTGATCGAGGGCAAGCTGGCCGAGATCACGGATCTGGCGCGGACATACCTGGGCCAGGATCCGGTGAAGGATCTCGTGATGGTGCAGCCGACCGCGCACTACGCGATGGGCGGGATCCCCACGGATCTCAACGGCCTGTGCCTGAGCGACGGCAGCGGCGGCAGCGTGGAGGGCCTGTACGCGGCCGGCGAGCAGGCCTGTGTGAGCCTGCACGGCGCGAACCGTCTGGGCACCAACAGCCTGGGCGACCTCGTGGTGTTCGGCCGACGGGCCGGCATCGCGGCGGCGGCCTACGCGCGACAGGTCGAGCTGCCGACCATGCCCGAGAACCCCGAGCGCGACAGCGTGGACATGTTCGACCGCCTGAAGCACAGCAAGGGCACCGACAATGCCGCCGCGATCCGCAAGGCCCTGCAGGAGTCGATGATGAACAACGTCGGCATCTTCCGCAACGGGCCGGACATGGAAAAGCAGGTGGACATCGTCCAGGAACTCAAGGCCCGCTACGCGAACGTGGGGGTCAGTGACCCCGGCCGCCGCTACAACAGTGAGCTGGTCGAGGCGATGGAACTGGGCTTCATGCTCGACTGTGCCGAGGCCATGACGACCAGCGCCCTGAACCGCACGGAGTCGCGCGGCGCCCACGACCGCGCGGACTATCACGATCGCGACGACGCCAACTGGCTCAAGCACACCATGGCCTACCGGGATCTGGACAAACCCGGCAACGTCATCATCGGGTACAAGCCGGTGTCCCTGAAGGGCTTCACGCGGGCCTTCGAACCCAAGCCGCGCGTGTACTGA
- the sdhC gene encoding succinate dehydrogenase, cytochrome b556 subunit produces the protein MYRGREGQWAFLLHRLSGLAILAYLMLHVFSIGSFVFGERFYMAIHETYDLWPFRIGLVFVTAGVVYHAFNGLRIIVMDFTGAGVAYQRQMWYAVLLISAASFVYAALTLWPRLVGGY, from the coding sequence ATGTACCGAGGGAGAGAGGGGCAGTGGGCATTCCTGCTTCACCGCTTGTCTGGACTGGCCATCCTGGCGTACCTGATGCTGCACGTGTTCAGCATCGGGTCATTCGTGTTCGGCGAGCGGTTCTACATGGCGATTCACGAGACCTACGACCTGTGGCCGTTCCGGATCGGTCTGGTCTTCGTGACGGCCGGGGTCGTGTACCACGCCTTCAATGGCCTGCGCATCATCGTGATGGACTTCACCGGCGCGGGGGTCGCGTACCAGCGCCAGATGTGGTACGCGGTTCTGCTGATCAGTGCGGCGTCGTTCGTGTACGCGGCCCTGACGCTGTGGCCGCGCCTGGTGGGGGGCTACTGA
- a CDS encoding TrmH family RNA methyltransferase translates to MVLPDVITSLHNPQVKRLVRLRARRDREHDHVIVIEGARELSRAVQAGVDVHEVYVCPALYSPEAAQLAPGLPGRVAELSRPAFEKVSMRDHPDGVIGVAAVPDMTLLEPPGDAVVVVLHGLEKPGNVGAIVRTADAVAAAGVIVLGRGADPFGPNVIRASQGSVFTVPVVAWPEAAALAWLRGRDFRLVACTPDASRPYWDVPLTGRVALLLGTEHQGLPAGWRTDGAVRIPMNPAGGADSLNVATAAALMLYESARQRHVHAAGGTPA, encoded by the coding sequence ATGGTGCTCCCTGACGTCATCACTTCCCTGCACAACCCACAGGTCAAGCGGCTGGTGCGCCTGCGCGCCCGCCGGGACCGTGAGCACGACCATGTCATTGTCATCGAGGGTGCCCGTGAACTGAGCCGCGCCGTCCAGGCCGGTGTGGACGTCCACGAGGTCTACGTGTGCCCGGCGCTGTACTCCCCCGAGGCGGCGCAGCTCGCGCCGGGGCTGCCGGGGCGGGTGGCCGAACTGTCGCGGCCCGCATTCGAGAAGGTCAGCATGCGCGACCACCCCGACGGGGTGATCGGCGTGGCGGCCGTCCCGGACATGACGCTCCTGGAGCCGCCGGGGGACGCTGTGGTCGTGGTGCTGCACGGCCTGGAAAAACCGGGCAACGTGGGCGCGATCGTCCGGACGGCCGACGCGGTGGCGGCCGCCGGCGTGATCGTCCTCGGACGCGGGGCCGATCCCTTCGGGCCGAACGTGATTCGGGCCAGTCAGGGCAGCGTGTTCACCGTGCCGGTGGTCGCGTGGCCCGAGGCGGCGGCCCTGGCGTGGCTGCGCGGCCGGGACTTCCGGCTGGTCGCGTGCACGCCCGACGCGTCCCGCCCGTACTGGGACGTGCCCCTGACCGGCCGCGTGGCGCTGCTGCTCGGCACCGAACACCAGGGGCTGCCCGCCGGGTGGCGCACCGACGGCGCGGTCCGCATCCCCATGAATCCGGCGGGCGGGGCCGACAGCCTGAATGTCGCGACTGCCGCGGCCCTGATGCTCTACGAGAGCGCCCGTCAGCGTCATGTCCACGCCGCGGGCGGGACGCCGGCGTGA
- a CDS encoding response regulator yields MSPPTPIEILLVEDSEADILLTQEAFAGAGVYNRLRVARDGVEALQVLRAPESARPDVILLDINMPRMNGLETLAELKRDPLLMTIPVIMLTTSAAEEDIMRSYQANAASYVVKPVEFERFYTAIRALGQYMLSVVRAPMPRDDRL; encoded by the coding sequence ATGTCACCGCCCACCCCCATCGAGATCCTGCTGGTCGAGGACAGCGAAGCCGACATCCTGTTGACCCAGGAGGCCTTCGCCGGCGCGGGCGTGTACAACCGGCTCCGGGTGGCGCGGGACGGTGTGGAGGCGCTGCAGGTGCTGCGGGCCCCCGAATCGGCCCGGCCGGACGTGATCCTGCTCGACATCAACATGCCACGCATGAATGGCCTGGAAACGCTCGCCGAACTCAAGCGCGATCCCCTGCTGATGACCATACCCGTGATCATGTTGACCACCAGCGCTGCTGAGGAGGACATCATGCGGTCGTATCAGGCCAACGCCGCCAGCTACGTGGTCAAACCGGTGGAATTCGAGCGCTTCTACACGGCCATCCGGGCGCTGGGGCAGTACATGCTCAGCGTGGTGCGGGCGCCCATGCCACGCGACGACCGGCTCTGA
- a CDS encoding succinate dehydrogenase iron-sulfur subunit, with amino-acid sequence MTQTVSPSTTPGPVTAAPGVTLLKLKVKIKRFDPDVDKKAHWVTYDVEAQPGDRVVDVINEIKWYQEPGLTFRRSCLHGICGSDAMLINGRNRLACKTLVRDVAKDGGTITVEPIRGLKVEKDLLVDMEPFFDSYRAIMPYFINESPAPAAERIQSEAEADLMAHSSNCILCACCTTSCPIFWVNGSYLGPASIVQAHRFIFDSRDEATQQRLNIMNQNTGVWRCRTAYNCTEACPRDIPITQLIEEVKRAVMFQQA; translated from the coding sequence ATGACACAGACGGTCTCCCCCAGCACCACGCCCGGCCCGGTCACGGCCGCTCCTGGCGTGACCCTGCTGAAACTCAAGGTCAAGATCAAGCGCTTCGATCCCGACGTCGACAAGAAGGCCCACTGGGTCACCTACGACGTGGAGGCCCAGCCGGGCGACCGCGTGGTCGACGTGATCAACGAGATCAAGTGGTACCAGGAACCCGGCCTGACGTTCCGCCGCTCGTGCCTGCACGGCATCTGCGGCAGCGACGCCATGCTGATCAACGGGCGCAACCGCCTGGCGTGCAAGACGCTGGTGCGCGACGTGGCCAAGGACGGCGGCACCATCACCGTCGAGCCGATCCGGGGCCTGAAGGTCGAGAAGGATCTGCTGGTCGACATGGAGCCGTTCTTCGACTCCTACCGCGCGATCATGCCCTACTTCATCAACGAGTCCCCCGCCCCGGCCGCCGAGCGCATCCAGTCGGAGGCCGAGGCCGACCTGATGGCGCACTCCAGCAACTGCATCCTGTGCGCGTGCTGCACCACCTCGTGCCCGATCTTCTGGGTGAACGGCTCGTACCTGGGACCGGCATCGATCGTCCAGGCCCACCGCTTCATCTTCGACTCGCGCGATGAGGCGACGCAGCAGCGGCTGAACATCATGAACCAGAACACCGGCGTGTGGCGCTGCCGCACCGCCTACAACTGCACGGAAGCGTGCCCGCGCGACATCCCGATCACGCAGCTGATCGAGGAAGTCAAACGTGCGGTGATGTTCCAGCAGGCGTAG
- a CDS encoding metallophosphoesterase gives MRVYAIADLHLATVTPKPMTVFGPQWADHPQAIYDRWRETVTEDDVVLLPGDLSWAMRLPEAMQDLGTLTALPGTKVLLRGNHDYWWPTAAKLRAALPPGMLAVVNDAVRVGTVVICGTRGWLTPGHEPLAPDDERLLVREAERLSLSVQAAERLRQPGDVLILMQHYPPATAPYRPNPITRVIEAARPDLVVYGHLHGVPVERSMRHVHGIPAHLVAADVLNFTPKLLLETVEQGRVGR, from the coding sequence ATGCGCGTGTATGCCATCGCCGACCTGCACCTCGCCACTGTCACGCCCAAACCGATGACGGTGTTCGGGCCGCAGTGGGCGGATCACCCCCAGGCCATCTATGACCGCTGGCGAGAAACCGTCACAGAGGACGACGTGGTGCTCCTTCCCGGTGACCTGTCGTGGGCGATGCGACTGCCGGAGGCGATGCAGGATCTGGGCACTCTGACCGCGCTGCCCGGCACGAAGGTGCTGCTGCGCGGCAACCACGACTACTGGTGGCCCACCGCCGCCAAACTGCGCGCCGCCCTGCCGCCGGGCATGCTGGCGGTGGTGAACGACGCCGTGCGCGTCGGCACGGTCGTGATCTGCGGCACACGCGGCTGGCTCACCCCCGGCCACGAGCCGCTCGCCCCCGACGACGAGCGCCTGCTGGTGCGCGAGGCCGAACGCCTGTCCCTGAGTGTCCAGGCCGCCGAACGCCTGCGTCAGCCGGGCGACGTGCTGATCCTGATGCAGCACTATCCGCCCGCCACCGCGCCGTACCGGCCGAATCCGATCACCCGCGTGATCGAGGCGGCCCGTCCGGATCTGGTGGTCTACGGCCACCTGCACGGTGTCCCCGTGGAACGCTCGATGCGCCACGTGCACGGCATCCCCGCCCACCTCGTCGCGGCGGACGTCCTGAACTTCACGCCAAAGCTGCTGCTGGAGACCGTGGAGCAGGGGAGGGTCGGGAGATGA
- a CDS encoding PLP-dependent aminotransferase family protein, producing MLRLLDAHPGEALHTRVARSLRDAVTRGLIPDGTRLPGHRPLAARLGVSRNTVVDALTQLQSEGYLGVRGRSGTVIRVPGPAAPPPDAAAPPLSAWATRVLRGQPGLPAGGYAVDFRVGQDVPELYPEAAWTHALAHRAGEAGQRAGRHADPLGPLETRRAVAAYLNAERGARVTPDMVMLTAGTQAALDALARVFLEAGRGAVVEAPTYAGARAALAATGAGVWSVPVDESGLQTDALPDADATVVYVTPGCQYPTTATLPAPRRHALITWARRRGALILEDDYAADLHHTGRAPAVLQGLAPERTVLLGTFSKVLAPATRSGFLAAPREVIRILAATRTLTDRGPGTLDALALGDVLASGAYTRHLRRSRPIIRHRHEVLLAALADHLPQWSARPASAGLHVYVPLPPGWRAAAVTGHAASHGVALTPLEPLTGGGHGPAVLLAFAHLPIDALRDGVQRLGVALRSPPA from the coding sequence GTGCTGCGGCTGCTCGACGCCCACCCCGGCGAGGCGCTGCACACCCGCGTGGCCCGCAGCCTGCGTGACGCGGTGACACGGGGCCTGATTCCGGACGGCACCCGCCTGCCCGGTCACCGGCCGCTGGCCGCCCGGCTGGGCGTGTCGCGTAATACCGTGGTCGACGCCCTGACCCAGCTCCAGTCCGAGGGCTACCTGGGTGTGCGCGGGCGCAGCGGCACGGTCATCCGCGTTCCCGGTCCTGCCGCCCCGCCGCCGGACGCGGCCGCGCCGCCCCTGAGCGCGTGGGCCACGCGGGTGCTGCGCGGTCAGCCCGGCCTGCCTGCCGGCGGGTATGCGGTCGACTTCCGGGTGGGGCAGGACGTGCCGGAGCTGTACCCGGAGGCCGCGTGGACCCACGCGCTGGCCCATCGGGCCGGCGAGGCGGGCCAGCGGGCCGGGCGCCATGCCGACCCCCTGGGGCCACTGGAGACCCGCCGGGCCGTGGCGGCGTACCTGAACGCCGAGCGCGGCGCCCGCGTCACGCCGGACATGGTCATGCTCACGGCCGGGACGCAGGCGGCCCTGGACGCCCTGGCCCGCGTGTTCCTCGAGGCGGGCCGGGGCGCGGTCGTCGAAGCGCCCACCTACGCCGGTGCCCGGGCCGCGCTGGCCGCCACCGGAGCCGGGGTGTGGTCGGTGCCCGTGGATGAGTCCGGCCTCCAGACCGACGCCCTGCCCGATGCGGACGCCACCGTCGTCTATGTCACGCCGGGCTGCCAGTACCCGACGACCGCCACGCTGCCGGCGCCCCGACGCCACGCCCTGATCACGTGGGCGCGTCGCCGCGGTGCCCTGATCCTCGAGGACGACTACGCCGCAGACCTGCACCACACCGGCCGCGCGCCTGCGGTGCTGCAGGGTCTGGCCCCGGAACGCACGGTGCTGCTGGGCACCTTCAGCAAGGTGCTGGCCCCCGCCACCCGCAGCGGCTTCCTGGCCGCGCCACGTGAGGTCATCCGGATCCTGGCCGCCACCCGCACCCTGACCGACCGGGGGCCGGGTACGCTCGATGCCCTGGCCCTCGGCGACGTCCTGGCGTCCGGAGCGTACACCCGGCACCTGCGCCGCAGCCGGCCCATCATCCGGCACCGGCACGAGGTGCTGCTCGCGGCGCTGGCCGACCATCTGCCGCAGTGGTCGGCCCGGCCGGCCAGCGCAGGCCTGCACGTGTATGTGCCGCTGCCGCCCGGCTGGCGTGCGGCAGCGGTGACAGGCCACGCGGCGTCACACGGCGTCGCGCTCACGCCGCTTGAGCCCCTGACCGGGGGGGGGCACGGCCCGGCCGTGCTGCTGGCCTTCGCCCACCTGCCGATCGACGCGCTCAGGGACGGTGTCCAGCGGCTGGGTGTGGCCCTGCGGTCGCCACCCGCGTGA
- a CDS encoding RecX family transcriptional regulator, with product MRRSRESNPPPAPRSPQEERDALLAYAFRALGGRALTEAELRGKLEKRSADPALVQEVLARVQELGYQDDAHVARAEGGRHTVGRFRVRQTLKRRGVSEALIQQTVEARDPDQEAQTAQALLERRWPALARKRDPRASAYAFLARRGFAGDAIWAAIREVSAAAGAAADVPDDAAWIDEDG from the coding sequence GTGCGCCGCTCCCGTGAGTCGAACCCGCCACCCGCACCCCGCTCGCCGCAGGAAGAGCGGGACGCGCTGCTTGCCTATGCGTTCCGGGCCCTGGGCGGCCGCGCCCTGACCGAGGCCGAGCTGCGCGGCAAGCTCGAGAAGCGCAGCGCAGACCCGGCGCTGGTGCAGGAGGTGCTCGCGCGCGTGCAGGAACTCGGCTACCAGGACGATGCCCACGTGGCCCGCGCCGAGGGTGGACGTCATACCGTGGGACGGTTCCGCGTGCGGCAGACCCTGAAGCGCCGGGGCGTCTCTGAGGCCCTGATCCAGCAGACTGTGGAGGCGCGCGACCCCGACCAGGAGGCGCAGACGGCGCAGGCCCTGCTGGAGCGGCGCTGGCCCGCCCTGGCCCGCAAGCGCGATCCACGGGCCAGTGCCTACGCCTTTCTGGCCCGGCGTGGTTTCGCGGGCGACGCCATCTGGGCCGCGATCCGCGAGGTGTCGGCCGCAGCCGGCGCGGCTGCAGACGTTCCGGACGACGCGGCATGGATCGACGAGGACGGGTGA
- a CDS encoding succinate dehydrogenase hydrophobic membrane anchor subunit has protein sequence MIRARTFTDARQQAHSNAELNWWVFMRISGLILVFLVLGHVYMTFIQVSESDATFDAVVGKLANPAWKFYDWLILSLALLHGANGARYSIEDYVRSRPTRAWVKGLFYTVVALLFAFGTVGLFSI, from the coding sequence ATGATCCGCGCTCGAACCTTCACAGACGCCCGGCAGCAGGCCCACAGCAATGCAGAGCTGAACTGGTGGGTGTTCATGCGGATCAGCGGGCTGATCCTGGTCTTCCTGGTGCTGGGCCATGTGTACATGACCTTCATCCAGGTCAGTGAATCGGACGCGACCTTCGACGCGGTGGTGGGCAAGCTCGCCAACCCGGCGTGGAAGTTCTACGACTGGCTGATCCTGTCCCTGGCCCTGCTGCACGGCGCGAACGGCGCGCGGTACTCCATCGAGGATTACGTGCGCTCGCGGCCGACCCGCGCGTGGGTCAAGGGGCTGTTCTACACCGTGGTGGCGCTGCTGTTCGCATTCGGCACCGTCGGGCTGTTCTCGATCTAA
- a CDS encoding LysE family transporter, which translates to MDTKILLAVAALHVVVLVVPGPDVLLVSQTALSRTRRAALLAGLGVVLGIAVWASLALLGIGLLFEAFPWISGAVRVAGGAYLLWMGVTLWRSSLKPGEASGLETAPASDLGALWRGFLTNISNPKAAVFFGSVFSGVLGTGAGSGMKLAAFAIIVTLSAVWFALVAAGMSTVPMQQAYRRARRAVDRVAGSVMLGFGAALLATREHGHG; encoded by the coding sequence ATGGACACGAAGATTCTGCTGGCCGTGGCCGCGCTGCACGTGGTCGTGCTGGTCGTACCCGGCCCGGACGTGCTGCTGGTCAGCCAGACGGCGCTGAGCCGCACCCGCCGCGCCGCACTGCTGGCCGGGCTGGGCGTGGTGCTGGGCATCGCGGTGTGGGCCAGCCTGGCGCTGCTGGGCATCGGCCTGCTGTTCGAGGCCTTTCCGTGGATCAGCGGCGCGGTGCGGGTCGCGGGCGGCGCGTACCTGCTGTGGATGGGCGTGACCCTGTGGCGCAGCAGCCTGAAGCCAGGTGAGGCCAGTGGGCTCGAAACCGCCCCCGCCAGCGACCTGGGCGCCCTGTGGCGCGGCTTCCTGACCAACATCTCCAATCCGAAGGCGGCCGTGTTTTTCGGCAGCGTGTTCTCGGGTGTGCTGGGGACGGGTGCGGGCAGCGGCATGAAGCTCGCCGCCTTCGCGATCATCGTGACGCTCAGCGCCGTGTGGTTCGCGCTGGTCGCCGCCGGCATGTCCACGGTGCCCATGCAGCAGGCCTACCGCCGTGCCCGCCGCGCCGTGGATCGCGTGGCCGGCAGCGTGATGCTGGGCTTCGGCGCGGCCCTGCTCGCGACCCGGGAGCACGGCCATGGGTGA
- the rpsT gene encoding 30S ribosomal protein S20, with product MALRHKSAQKRHRQSLKRRMINRSRKSTIKTYTKKALEAVTAGGDIAAAQSKAESLIDKAAKGSTLHKNTAARKKSRLAKAINKAKAAQQA from the coding sequence ATGGCCTTACGTCACAAGTCCGCCCAGAAGCGCCACCGCCAGAGCCTCAAGCGCCGCATGATCAACCGCAGCCGCAAGAGCACGATCAAGACCTACACCAAGAAGGCGCTCGAAGCCGTCACCGCCGGTGGCGACATCGCCGCCGCCCAGAGCAAGGCCGAGAGCCTGATCGACAAGGCCGCGAAGGGCAGCACCCTGCACAAGAATACGGCGGCCCGCAAGAAGAGCCGCCTTGCCAAGGCCATCAACAAGGCCAAGGCCGCGCAGCAGGCCTGA
- a CDS encoding helix-turn-helix transcriptional regulator, with protein MTDDRPTRPTVRVLLAAGMLGAGVRAILADAGLDTADDADVLIVDDSWLADPSELAGAPAVVALGGAAWATVLPALSAGGWAVLPVDATPAELVAGALGAAAGLAVLPPALLGADEDVPDDLPLTASDVSLTPRERDVLILLAEGLSNKRAARDLGVSESTVKFHVQALYSKLGVQSRAGAVARGIALGLVSV; from the coding sequence ATGACCGACGACCGGCCCACCCGCCCGACCGTGCGGGTGCTGCTGGCCGCTGGAATGCTCGGGGCGGGGGTGCGGGCCATTCTCGCGGACGCCGGGCTGGACACGGCAGACGACGCCGACGTGCTCATCGTGGACGACTCGTGGCTGGCCGACCCCTCGGAGCTGGCGGGGGCTCCGGCAGTGGTGGCGCTCGGCGGAGCCGCGTGGGCGACCGTGCTGCCGGCGCTGTCGGCAGGCGGCTGGGCGGTGCTGCCCGTGGATGCGACCCCGGCGGAACTCGTCGCCGGGGCGCTCGGGGCGGCGGCGGGACTGGCGGTGCTGCCGCCCGCGCTGCTGGGTGCCGACGAGGATGTGCCCGACGACCTGCCGCTGACGGCCAGTGATGTCTCCCTGACCCCCCGCGAGCGGGACGTCCTGATCCTGCTGGCCGAGGGCCTGAGCAACAAACGCGCCGCCCGCGACCTGGGCGTGTCCGAGAGCACGGTCAAATTCCATGTCCAGGCGCTGTATTCCAAGCTGGGTGTGCAGAGCCGGGCGGGTGCGGTGGCACGCGGCATCGCCCTGGGTCTGGTCAGCGTGTAG
- the leuB gene encoding 3-isopropylmalate dehydrogenase, protein MPTVITLPGDGIGPEVTAAATQILREVAPDVTIEEHAIGGIAYDTHGDPFPQITRDALAGADAVLLGTVGGAQDSVWNTLPRPKRPESGLLALRKALGCYANLRPVRVQPGLEHLSPLKPELARGVDILIVRELLGGVYFDGDRKIDGATAYNTMRYTTPEVERVARVAFWAAEQRKGRVTSVDKANVLEVSELWRRDVTALRDREYRGIHLNHEYVDSVAMLIVSDPSRYDVIVTENLFGDILSDLAAVIPGSLGLMPSASLGDGAGLFEPIHGSAPDIAGRGVANPAAAIMSAGMLLRHGLKRPDAANQIDRAVALALRQSPTRDLGGTADTATFTRAVLDALETSPAVG, encoded by the coding sequence ATGCCCACAGTCATCACCCTGCCCGGCGACGGGATCGGTCCCGAGGTCACCGCCGCTGCCACCCAGATCCTGCGTGAGGTCGCTCCCGACGTCACCATCGAGGAACACGCCATCGGGGGGATCGCCTACGACACCCACGGCGATCCCTTCCCCCAGATCACCCGCGACGCCCTGGCGGGAGCCGACGCCGTGCTGCTCGGAACCGTGGGCGGTGCACAGGACAGCGTGTGGAATACCCTGCCGCGTCCCAAGCGCCCCGAGAGCGGCCTGCTGGCGCTGCGCAAGGCCCTGGGCTGCTACGCCAACCTGCGCCCGGTGCGGGTGCAGCCCGGCCTGGAGCACCTGTCTCCCCTGAAGCCGGAGCTCGCCCGTGGCGTGGACATCCTGATCGTGCGAGAGCTGCTGGGCGGCGTGTACTTCGACGGCGACCGCAAGATCGACGGCGCGACCGCGTACAACACCATGCGCTACACGACCCCCGAGGTCGAGCGGGTGGCGAGGGTGGCGTTCTGGGCCGCCGAACAGCGGAAAGGCCGGGTCACCAGCGTGGACAAGGCCAACGTGCTGGAAGTCAGCGAGCTGTGGCGCCGCGACGTGACCGCGCTCCGTGACCGAGAGTACCGGGGCATCCACCTGAACCACGAATACGTGGACTCGGTCGCCATGCTGATCGTGTCCGATCCCAGCCGCTACGACGTGATCGTCACGGAGAACCTGTTCGGGGACATCCTGAGCGACCTCGCCGCCGTGATTCCCGGCAGCCTGGGTCTGATGCCCAGCGCGTCCCTGGGCGACGGGGCCGGCCTGTTCGAGCCGATCCACGGCAGTGCGCCGGACATTGCCGGACGCGGCGTCGCCAATCCCGCCGCCGCGATCATGAGCGCCGGCATGCTGCTGCGCCACGGCCTCAAGCGCCCCGACGCCGCCAACCAGATCGACCGCGCCGTGGCCCTGGCGCTGCGTCAGTCGCCCACCCGCGACCTGGGCGGCACCGCCGATACGGCCACCTTCACCCGCGCCGTGCTCGACGCCCTGGAGACCTCCCCGGCCGTCGGCTGA